A window from Polynucleobacter sp. MWH-UH25E encodes these proteins:
- the hisA gene encoding 1-(5-phosphoribosyl)-5-[(5-phosphoribosylamino)methylideneamino]imidazole-4-carboxamide isomerase gives MLLIPAIDLKDGHCVRLEQGDMDKATVFSEDPGAMAAHWISKGARRLHLVDLNGAFAGKLKNESAIKSILKAVGDEIPVQLGGGIRDLETIERLLDDGISTVIIGTAAVKNPGFVQDACTAFPGHVMVGLDARDGKVATDGWSKITGHEVIDLAKKFEDWGVEAIIYTDIGRDGMLKGVNVDATIKLAQAIRIPVIASGGLSNNQDIEALCKAEEEGVMGVIAGRSIYSGDLDLAAAQKYADELTLKYAKKII, from the coding sequence ATGCTACTCATTCCTGCAATTGATCTTAAAGATGGGCACTGTGTTCGATTGGAACAAGGTGACATGGATAAGGCCACCGTGTTCTCTGAAGATCCTGGTGCAATGGCCGCACACTGGATTAGTAAGGGCGCACGCCGTTTACATTTGGTTGATCTCAACGGAGCTTTCGCTGGCAAGTTAAAAAATGAGTCAGCAATTAAATCTATTCTGAAGGCAGTTGGTGACGAGATTCCAGTGCAGCTTGGCGGCGGCATTCGTGATCTTGAGACGATTGAGCGTTTATTGGATGACGGTATTAGCACTGTGATCATCGGTACTGCTGCAGTGAAAAATCCAGGCTTTGTACAGGATGCTTGCACTGCATTTCCAGGGCATGTCATGGTGGGCTTGGATGCCCGTGATGGCAAGGTAGCCACGGATGGCTGGAGCAAGATTACTGGCCATGAAGTAATTGACCTTGCTAAGAAGTTTGAAGACTGGGGTGTTGAGGCAATCATTTATACCGATATTGGTCGGGACGGCATGCTTAAGGGCGTCAACGTTGATGCTACGATCAAACTGGCTCAAGCAATTCGCATTCCAGTGATTGCGAGCGGGGGCCTCTCTAACAACCAAGATATTGAGGCGCTATGTAAGGCCGAAGAAGAGGGTGTCATGGGGGTGATTGCTGGCCGCTCAATTTATTCAGGCGATTTAGATTTGGCAGCGGCTCAAAAATACGCTGATGAACTAACGCTGAAGTACGCAAAGAAAATTATCTAG
- the hisI gene encoding phosphoribosyl-AMP cyclohydrolase: MTQSQNKPKSTFTPVQSLQAGPWLDAVSWNEQGLVPVIAQEFGSNDILMMAWMNRDALLATLRLGEAVYWTRSRQKLWHKGEESGHTQKVKEIRLDCDGDTILLIVEQKDGIACHTGEHSCFFQQWDSSKAAWVDKSSKSK, translated from the coding sequence ATGACGCAATCCCAAAATAAGCCTAAGAGTACATTTACCCCTGTTCAATCACTTCAGGCAGGTCCATGGCTTGACGCAGTGAGCTGGAATGAGCAAGGCTTGGTACCCGTCATTGCGCAAGAGTTCGGCAGTAATGACATTTTGATGATGGCTTGGATGAATCGTGATGCCTTGTTGGCAACCTTACGATTGGGCGAGGCTGTGTATTGGACACGTTCACGTCAAAAGCTTTGGCATAAGGGTGAAGAGTCAGGCCATACTCAAAAAGTGAAAGAAATTCGTCTGGATTGTGATGGAGATACCATTTTGCTGATTGTGGAGCAAAAAGATGGGATTGCTTGCCATACGGGTGAACATAGCTGTTTCTTTCAGCAATGGGATTCAAGTAAAGCCGCCTGGGTAGATAAATCCAGCAAAAGCAAGTGA
- a CDS encoding phosphoribosyl-ATP diphosphatase, with amino-acid sequence MSSSVNKPSNLDSALAHLADVVDQRRDAFKAGNADPKTSYTALLFSKGDDGILKKIGEEATEAVMAAKDVRSSNFASDQKKLLVGEMADLWFHCLIALSQFDLRPEDVIAELDRRLGTSGIEEKAARKAANKE; translated from the coding sequence ATGAGCAGCTCAGTGAATAAACCTTCTAATTTGGATTCCGCATTAGCGCATTTAGCTGATGTGGTTGATCAACGCCGAGATGCTTTCAAGGCTGGGAATGCCGACCCAAAGACTTCTTACACCGCTTTGCTTTTCTCAAAAGGTGATGACGGTATTCTGAAAAAGATTGGCGAGGAAGCTACCGAAGCGGTCATGGCCGCTAAAGATGTGCGCTCTTCCAATTTTGCTTCGGATCAGAAAAAATTATTGGTTGGTGAAATGGCGGATCTTTGGTTTCACTGTTTGATCGCGCTTTCTCAATTTGATTTGCGTCCCGAAGATGTAATTGCTGAATTAGATCGCCGTTTGGGAACATCTGGTATTGAAGAAAAAGCTGCCAGAAAAGCTGCTAACAAAGAGTAG
- the hisH gene encoding imidazole glycerol phosphate synthase subunit HisH, with translation MAQTIAIVDYGMGNLRSVYQAFHHVAPDENVLIARKPEEIRSADRVVLPGQGAMPDCMKHLEESGLLEALLEASKGKPLLGVCVGEQMLLDKSAEVRPGDQWTACLGLIPGEVRRFELAGKKQADGSAYKVPHMGWNQVRQDRQHPIWKGIPDLSSFYFVHSYYVVPKRTEDIVGSTEYGDWFTSAVARDNIFATQFHPEKSAEYGLKLYQNFVHWQP, from the coding sequence TTGGCGCAAACCATTGCGATCGTTGACTACGGGATGGGTAACCTTCGTTCCGTGTATCAGGCATTCCATCATGTGGCTCCGGATGAAAATGTATTGATCGCTCGTAAGCCAGAGGAAATTCGTAGCGCTGATCGTGTGGTCTTGCCGGGCCAAGGAGCCATGCCAGATTGCATGAAGCATCTTGAAGAGTCTGGGCTTTTAGAGGCATTGTTAGAGGCATCGAAAGGCAAGCCATTATTGGGTGTTTGTGTAGGCGAGCAAATGCTCTTAGATAAGAGTGCTGAGGTGCGTCCCGGTGATCAATGGACGGCTTGCCTGGGGCTGATACCGGGGGAAGTGCGCCGCTTTGAATTGGCTGGCAAAAAACAGGCCGATGGCTCTGCTTACAAAGTTCCCCATATGGGCTGGAATCAAGTGCGACAGGATCGCCAGCATCCTATTTGGAAGGGAATTCCAGATCTAAGCAGTTTTTATTTTGTACATAGCTACTATGTTGTCCCCAAACGCACCGAAGATATCGTTGGCTCTACTGAATATGGCGATTGGTTTACTTCTGCTGTGGCAAGGGATAATATTTTTGCAACACAATTTCATCCAGAAAAAAGCGCAGAATACGGATTAAAGCTGTATCAAAATTTTGTTCATTGGCAACCCTAA
- the tatA gene encoding Sec-independent protein translocase subunit TatA: MGSFSIWHWLIVLVIVMMVFGTKKLRNIGQDLGGAVKGFKEGMKSGEETKEQITQSAGTADKTVDVQAKDVNK, translated from the coding sequence ATGGGTTCATTTAGCATTTGGCATTGGTTAATTGTTTTAGTGATTGTGATGATGGTCTTTGGTACCAAGAAATTACGCAATATTGGCCAAGATTTAGGCGGTGCTGTCAAAGGATTCAAAGAAGGCATGAAGTCTGGTGAAGAGACAAAAGAGCAGATTACGCAAAGTGCTGGCACTGCGGATAAAACCGTTGACGTCCAAGCTAAAGACGTAAATAAGTAA
- the hisB gene encoding imidazoleglycerol-phosphate dehydratase HisB, whose protein sequence is MRQADVTRNTSETKIQISINLDGTGKAELASGVPFLDHMLDQIARHGMIDLKVVAQGDTHIDDHHTVEDVGITLGQAFAKAVGDKAGITRYGHSYVPLDETLSRVVIDFSGRPGLEFNVPFTRARVGDFDVDLSIEFFRGFVNHAGVTLHIDNLRGINAHHQIETVFKAFGRALRMALAIDPRASGAVPSTKGSL, encoded by the coding sequence ATGCGGCAAGCCGACGTAACCCGAAACACTTCGGAAACCAAAATTCAAATTTCCATCAATTTAGATGGTACTGGTAAGGCTGAGCTTGCCTCAGGCGTACCTTTCTTGGATCACATGTTGGATCAAATCGCACGTCACGGCATGATTGACCTCAAAGTAGTGGCCCAAGGCGATACCCATATCGATGATCACCACACCGTCGAGGATGTGGGTATTACATTGGGTCAGGCCTTTGCAAAAGCAGTAGGCGATAAAGCAGGTATCACTCGTTACGGACATTCCTATGTGCCGTTGGATGAGACATTGTCACGCGTAGTGATTGACTTTTCTGGTCGTCCAGGCTTGGAATTTAATGTGCCCTTTACACGTGCGCGTGTAGGTGACTTTGATGTTGACCTCAGTATTGAGTTCTTTCGTGGTTTTGTGAATCACGCGGGAGTGACATTGCACATTGATAACTTGCGTGGCATCAATGCTCACCACCAAATTGAAACAGTCTTCAAAGCCTTTGGCCGTGCCTTACGTATGGCTCTAGCGATAGACCCACGCGCTTCTGGTGCAGTTCCTTCAACTAAGGGAAGCCTTTAA
- the tatC gene encoding twin-arginine translocase subunit TatC: MTDNNATEDSGIQESFLSHLFELRDRVVKSALAIIVVFVCLVYWAPDIFHLFARPLLQALPAGGKMIVTDVTGSFFVPMKVTMLVAFLIALPVVMYQLWAFIAPGLYLHERKLILPLVVSSYTLFIIGMAFAYFLVFPTVFKFMASYNAPLGAEMTTDIDNYLSFAMTTFLAFGITFEVPVVVVVLVRMGMVSLAKLKEIRPYVIVGAFVISAVVTPPDVLSQLLLAVPMTLLYELGLLVARLYVPKSSEDFEATT, encoded by the coding sequence ATGACTGATAACAACGCAACTGAAGATTCTGGAATTCAGGAATCTTTCCTATCGCATCTCTTTGAGTTGCGTGATCGCGTAGTGAAGTCCGCTTTGGCAATCATCGTTGTCTTTGTTTGCTTGGTCTATTGGGCCCCGGATATTTTTCATCTCTTTGCCCGGCCCTTACTTCAAGCGTTGCCGGCTGGTGGAAAAATGATTGTTACTGATGTAACGGGATCTTTCTTTGTGCCAATGAAGGTAACGATGCTGGTAGCATTTTTGATTGCCTTGCCTGTCGTGATGTATCAGTTATGGGCTTTTATTGCGCCAGGTCTTTATTTGCATGAGCGCAAACTCATTTTGCCTTTGGTAGTGAGCAGCTACACCCTCTTCATTATTGGTATGGCGTTTGCTTACTTCTTAGTCTTCCCAACAGTTTTCAAGTTCATGGCTAGCTATAACGCTCCACTGGGTGCGGAGATGACTACCGACATTGATAACTACCTAAGTTTTGCGATGACCACTTTCTTGGCTTTTGGCATTACTTTTGAAGTTCCAGTCGTCGTGGTAGTTCTGGTGCGTATGGGCATGGTGTCATTAGCAAAGCTAAAAGAAATCCGTCCATATGTGATTGTTGGTGCTTTTGTTATTTCAGCTGTCGTCACTCCACCAGACGTGCTATCTCAATTACTATTGGCTGTGCCAATGACCTTGTTATACGAGTTAGGTTTGCTTGTGGCTAGGTTATATGTACCCAAATCAAGCGAAGACTTTGAGGCGACAACTTAA
- a CDS encoding porin produces MKKSLLAIAALTAFAGAAQAQSSVTVYGLVDVGVMGQSNSNMLNGSTGGTSAGYGGSGSASYPRNGNSFGFMQGGQSASRLGFKGQEDLGGGTKAIFTLEQGVNMDNGSQFATGLPGNGKTTVGMGNMSNTGDSSNQGQLFNRGAYAGLSNDKWGTLTLGRQQTLMLDNIGGYDPVNAQQFSPLAFSGQFGGGGTTDNARANGAIKLKEKIMGFDVNALYAPGGYAGNNGVGTRLEGQIGYEAAKWGVQALTSYQEDATALAGTTYGSGLPAGAVVPGNNTAAAGGAGASSIPTTAGTNQVNATVYNARSATLTGKWSPMDKLWLKAGFQYINLGVPSNFQYVSGQPVLPNGSGFSVFSYTAATNPQIKNTFWLGANYDFTPAIKGSLGYYQQNALQNGTATNQANAATTGALSGRTTYISAMAEYYMSKRTNLYAAASQVNFTGAAQSPSQGFSGGPTSATINQQFTYGLGMRHTF; encoded by the coding sequence ATGAAAAAATCGCTATTAGCAATCGCAGCACTGACAGCATTTGCTGGCGCTGCTCAAGCTCAGTCCAGCGTAACCGTGTACGGTTTGGTGGACGTTGGTGTGATGGGTCAAAGCAATTCCAACATGTTAAACGGCTCTACTGGCGGTACTTCTGCTGGTTATGGTGGTTCAGGCTCTGCTAGCTACCCACGTAATGGCAACTCCTTTGGCTTTATGCAAGGCGGTCAGTCTGCTAGCCGTTTGGGTTTCAAGGGTCAAGAAGACTTAGGTGGCGGTACTAAAGCTATCTTCACATTAGAGCAGGGCGTGAACATGGATAACGGTTCACAATTCGCTACTGGTTTGCCAGGTAACGGCAAAACCACTGTTGGCATGGGTAATATGTCAAACACTGGTGACTCTTCTAACCAAGGTCAATTGTTTAACCGTGGCGCATACGCTGGTTTGAGCAATGACAAATGGGGTACATTGACACTCGGTCGCCAACAAACTTTGATGTTAGATAACATCGGTGGCTATGACCCAGTAAACGCACAACAGTTCTCACCTTTAGCCTTCTCTGGTCAATTTGGTGGTGGTGGTACAACTGACAATGCACGTGCTAACGGCGCAATCAAGCTCAAAGAAAAAATCATGGGCTTTGATGTCAATGCCTTATACGCACCTGGCGGCTACGCTGGTAACAACGGTGTTGGTACACGTTTAGAAGGTCAAATTGGTTACGAAGCTGCTAAGTGGGGTGTTCAAGCTTTGACTTCTTATCAAGAAGATGCAACTGCATTGGCTGGTACAACCTATGGTTCAGGTCTTCCAGCTGGCGCAGTAGTTCCTGGTAATAATACTGCTGCAGCTGGCGGTGCTGGTGCCAGCTCAATCCCAACAACTGCTGGCACAAACCAAGTTAACGCAACTGTGTACAACGCTCGTTCAGCGACCTTGACTGGTAAATGGTCTCCAATGGACAAGTTGTGGTTAAAAGCTGGTTTCCAGTACATCAACTTGGGTGTTCCATCTAACTTCCAATATGTTTCTGGTCAACCAGTATTGCCTAACGGAAGCGGCTTTAGCGTATTCTCATACACAGCAGCTACAAATCCTCAAATCAAGAACACTTTCTGGTTAGGTGCTAACTACGACTTTACACCAGCAATCAAAGGTTCTTTGGGTTACTACCAGCAGAACGCTCTTCAAAACGGTACTGCAACTAACCAAGCAAACGCAGCAACTACTGGTGCTCTTTCTGGCAGAACAACTTATATTTCGGCAATGGCTGAGTACTACATGAGCAAGCGTACAAACCTGTACGCAGCTGCTTCACAAGTGAACTTTACTGGTGCTGCACAGTCTCCATCACAAGGCTTTAGTGGTGGTCCTACTTCGGCAACCATCAACCAACAGTTCACATACGGTTTAGGTATGCGCCATACTTTCTAA
- the hisF gene encoding imidazole glycerol phosphate synthase subunit HisF produces MLTKRIIPCLDVTAGRVVKGVNFVGLRDAGDPVEIAKRYDTQGADELTFLDITATSDGRDLILHIIEDVASQVFIPLTVGGGVRAVADVRRLLNAGADKVSMNSSAVANPDLVSDAAAYYGSQCIVVAIDAKQTDAGNWEVFTHGGRSATGIDVVAWATEVAKRGAGEILLTSMNRDGSKDGFDLALTAAVSDAVSVPVIASGGVGNLQHLVDGITKGHADAVLAASIFHYGEYTVGQAKEYIAAQGIPVRI; encoded by the coding sequence GTGTTAACTAAACGAATTATTCCTTGTCTTGATGTAACAGCAGGAAGAGTTGTTAAAGGTGTCAATTTTGTGGGTCTGCGTGATGCTGGTGATCCTGTAGAAATCGCCAAGCGCTACGACACGCAAGGCGCTGATGAGCTGACTTTTCTTGATATCACTGCAACATCTGATGGTCGCGACTTAATTCTGCACATCATTGAAGATGTCGCCTCGCAAGTCTTTATTCCCTTAACGGTTGGTGGTGGCGTTCGCGCTGTCGCCGATGTGCGTCGTCTGCTCAATGCTGGCGCCGATAAAGTGAGTATGAATTCCTCTGCAGTAGCTAATCCCGATTTGGTGTCTGATGCCGCTGCTTATTACGGTTCGCAGTGCATTGTTGTTGCGATTGATGCCAAGCAGACAGATGCTGGCAACTGGGAAGTATTTACTCATGGTGGCAGATCGGCTACTGGTATTGATGTAGTAGCTTGGGCTACCGAAGTAGCGAAACGTGGTGCTGGTGAAATTCTATTAACTAGTATGAATCGCGATGGCAGTAAAGATGGCTTTGATCTTGCTTTAACTGCAGCAGTGAGTGATGCAGTGTCTGTGCCCGTGATCGCCTCTGGTGGGGTAGGTAATCTGCAGCATTTGGTCGACGGCATTACCAAGGGTCATGCCGATGCGGTTTTAGCTGCCAGCATTTTTCACTATGGTGAATATACCGTTGGGCAAGCAAAAGAATATATCGCTGCCCAAGGAATCCCCGTTCGCATCTAG
- a CDS encoding histidine triad nucleotide-binding protein, which produces MSHDPNCLFCKISQGLIPSSKVYEDEEIYAFKDIHPAAPVHFLIIPKKHIPMLESAESADAPLLGRMMELAPRLAKEQGCRPGKDGGFRLMVNNGADGGQEVYHLHLHVMGGPRPWKK; this is translated from the coding sequence ATGAGTCACGATCCTAATTGCTTGTTTTGCAAAATATCGCAAGGCTTAATACCTTCCTCCAAAGTTTATGAGGATGAAGAAATTTATGCCTTCAAAGACATCCATCCTGCAGCACCAGTACATTTTTTAATCATTCCTAAGAAGCATATTCCCATGTTGGAGTCAGCGGAAAGCGCAGATGCCCCTTTGCTGGGTAGAATGATGGAATTAGCACCTCGTCTCGCCAAAGAACAGGGTTGCCGTCCCGGAAAAGATGGTGGCTTTAGATTAATGGTGAATAACGGTGCTGATGGTGGGCAGGAGGTTTATCACTTGCATTTGCATGTGATGGGCGGACCCCGCCCCTGGAAAAAGTAA
- the tatB gene encoding Sec-independent protein translocase protein TatB, producing MIDLGVSKLALIAVVALVVVGPERLPKVARMAGNLFGRAQRYMADVKSEVNRQMEMEEFKKFREESASVLKEVENSIHSVANEASANLTDQADIFEASFEKPPLDEKEVLRKTKRQGRNSWGVRRAVRPVWFKRSSGIRTRVQSGAARMKRFHHSVGK from the coding sequence ATGATTGATTTAGGAGTTTCAAAACTTGCGCTGATAGCGGTTGTTGCTCTAGTAGTAGTTGGCCCTGAACGTTTGCCAAAAGTGGCGCGGATGGCTGGCAATCTTTTTGGGCGTGCTCAGCGTTACATGGCAGACGTGAAGTCTGAAGTCAATCGACAAATGGAGATGGAGGAATTTAAAAAATTCCGCGAAGAGAGCGCTTCTGTTTTAAAAGAAGTCGAGAACAGTATCCACTCAGTTGCTAATGAGGCAAGCGCAAACCTAACTGATCAGGCAGACATCTTCGAAGCTAGCTTTGAAAAGCCTCCGCTCGATGAAAAAGAGGTTCTTCGCAAAACGAAGCGACAAGGCCGCAATAGCTGGGGCGTCAGGCGTGCCGTAAGACCAGTTTGGTTTAAGCGTAGTTCCGGTATTCGTACTCGAGTGCAGTCGGGCGCTGCCAGAATGAAGCGCTTTCATCACAGTGTGGGTAAGTAA
- a CDS encoding tetratricopeptide repeat protein, with protein MASREFLKILSSARTGDVSAQQNLAEAYLTGLFKTPIQPANALIWLEKSYLSIQNQWFDSESTKNSQVLRILNQIASIPLAETFNTPAFGFGWDLIWSLTKSTSAPVEIILLAKWQLANLIADPSRSDIQNQIDEWLKKRPVPADNAYPTEFSAIQKTVRQFLNEVAESNESFSQSAKELLIKLQPKNEALSSLWNAWQQDQNEDALQQAAELGLTSAKLTLGLRLAQPNKNAEKKSNASLKKAAHWLELAAKDGDRDAWYALGEIYRRPQFSGYNAQESDRCFDRAADLGHPEAQFRKGANLWRKREKIEEKIRGLQASYWLWQAHQQGIAEAKELLDKILLRCPEPKENDWYELAQFADAAINHHAEHKLNEDWVMLCHRIIIANQFNFSKAELLLSKVGELQHEHCVAVDIRWELPKILPRLIQIETIQQRRALLAAGKVFAGADIEIEGNLRQRRYRFDQVTDWLCTTFAKSFNKQANSELA; from the coding sequence ATGGCAAGTCGCGAATTCTTAAAAATCCTCAGTTCAGCACGTACGGGTGATGTATCCGCGCAACAAAATCTAGCTGAGGCCTACCTAACTGGCTTGTTCAAAACCCCTATTCAGCCTGCTAATGCATTGATTTGGCTGGAAAAATCCTATCTATCTATCCAAAACCAATGGTTTGACTCTGAAAGCACCAAAAATTCGCAGGTTTTGAGAATCTTGAACCAAATTGCCAGCATTCCCCTTGCAGAGACTTTTAATACCCCAGCTTTTGGGTTTGGCTGGGATCTAATCTGGAGTCTTACCAAGTCTACTTCTGCTCCAGTTGAAATAATTCTTTTAGCGAAGTGGCAATTAGCCAATCTAATTGCAGACCCAAGTCGCAGCGATATTCAAAATCAGATTGACGAATGGCTCAAAAAAAGACCCGTACCAGCTGACAATGCTTATCCGACAGAATTTAGTGCTATTCAAAAAACAGTGCGGCAATTTTTGAATGAAGTGGCAGAGAGCAACGAGTCTTTTTCCCAGTCTGCAAAAGAATTGTTAATCAAACTTCAACCCAAAAATGAAGCTCTCTCATCTTTATGGAATGCTTGGCAGCAAGATCAAAATGAAGACGCTCTTCAACAAGCAGCAGAACTAGGACTCACCAGCGCGAAACTGACTTTAGGTCTGCGACTGGCGCAGCCAAATAAGAATGCTGAAAAAAAATCTAACGCCTCACTTAAAAAAGCAGCCCATTGGTTAGAGCTTGCAGCTAAAGATGGTGATCGTGATGCTTGGTATGCCTTGGGCGAGATTTATCGTCGCCCTCAATTCTCGGGATATAACGCACAAGAAAGTGATCGCTGCTTTGATCGCGCAGCCGATCTTGGTCATCCAGAGGCACAGTTTCGCAAAGGCGCCAATCTGTGGCGCAAGCGTGAAAAGATTGAAGAAAAGATTCGCGGTCTTCAAGCGTCCTATTGGTTGTGGCAAGCGCATCAACAAGGTATTGCAGAAGCAAAGGAATTACTCGACAAAATATTACTCAGGTGCCCTGAACCAAAGGAAAATGATTGGTATGAACTTGCCCAGTTTGCTGATGCGGCAATTAACCATCATGCTGAGCACAAGCTTAACGAAGACTGGGTGATGCTTTGCCATCGAATTATCATCGCCAATCAATTTAATTTCAGCAAAGCAGAGCTATTACTCAGCAAAGTCGGTGAGCTACAACACGAACATTGTGTAGCAGTTGATATTCGCTGGGAGCTACCCAAGATCTTGCCTAGGCTCATTCAAATTGAAACGATTCAGCAGCGACGTGCTCTCTTGGCTGCCGGAAAAGTATTTGCAGGGGCTGATATCGAGATTGAGGGCAATTTGCGTCAAAGGCGCTATCGCTTTGATCAAGTCACAGATTGGTTATGCACAACTTTTGCGAAAAGTTTTAATAAGCAAGCAAATTCAGAGCTGGCCTAA
- the hisC gene encoding histidinol-phosphate transaminase, whose translation MSRFWSPVVRSLTPYIPGEQPQMQRLVKLNTNESPYGPSPKALAAINQQTTDDLRLYPDPEGKALKQTIAKLHGLNPNQVFLGNGSDEVLAHVFAGLLKQSKPIHFPDITYSFYPVYCKLFDIEYKTIPLGNDFEINLNDYVIPNGGIIFPNPNAPTGRSVARSEIEKLLSQNKDSVLVIDEAYVDYGTESCIPLLRGANCPENLLVVHTLSKSRALAGLRIGFALGHPDLIEGLERVKNSFNSYPLGRLAQAGAIAAIEDQAHLEATSAKVIQTRAQLIEQLNQLGFNTLPSTANFIFTRHPNHSGAKLYQALRDRGIIVRHFKSPRIEEFLRITIGTDEQSGELVAALKEILD comes from the coding sequence ATGAGCCGTTTTTGGAGCCCCGTTGTCAGAAGTCTGACCCCTTATATTCCAGGGGAACAACCGCAAATGCAGCGACTGGTCAAGCTCAATACCAATGAGAGTCCTTACGGGCCATCTCCCAAGGCTCTTGCAGCCATTAACCAGCAAACCACTGATGATTTACGGCTCTACCCAGATCCAGAAGGAAAAGCCTTAAAGCAAACGATTGCTAAATTGCATGGCCTCAATCCAAACCAGGTGTTTTTGGGCAATGGTTCTGATGAGGTATTGGCTCACGTTTTTGCAGGACTACTAAAACAAAGTAAGCCAATTCATTTCCCTGACATTACTTATAGTTTTTACCCGGTCTACTGCAAGCTCTTTGACATCGAATACAAAACCATTCCATTGGGCAATGATTTTGAAATCAATCTTAATGACTATGTGATCCCAAACGGCGGAATCATTTTTCCTAACCCCAATGCGCCAACTGGCAGATCTGTTGCTCGCTCAGAAATTGAAAAATTACTTTCTCAGAACAAAGACTCCGTTTTAGTGATCGATGAAGCCTATGTCGATTACGGAACAGAGTCCTGTATTCCACTATTACGTGGCGCCAACTGCCCAGAAAATCTACTCGTTGTTCACACCCTATCTAAATCAAGGGCGCTGGCAGGTCTAAGAATAGGTTTTGCACTGGGGCATCCCGATCTCATCGAAGGTCTTGAACGCGTCAAGAATAGCTTTAACTCCTACCCTTTAGGCCGCTTGGCACAAGCCGGGGCAATTGCCGCAATCGAAGATCAAGCGCACCTTGAAGCAACGAGTGCGAAAGTAATTCAGACTCGAGCTCAATTGATTGAGCAGTTAAATCAGTTAGGCTTTAACACGCTTCCTTCTACTGCAAACTTTATTTTCACGCGTCATCCAAATCATTCGGGTGCCAAGCTATATCAGGCACTAAGGGATCGCGGCATTATCGTGCGCCACTTCAAATCACCTCGCATTGAAGAGTTTTTACGTATTACGATTGGCACCGATGAACAAAGCGGCGAACTAGTCGCCGCCTTAAAAGAAATTCTCGACTAA